A window of Sander vitreus isolate 19-12246 chromosome 18, sanVit1, whole genome shotgun sequence contains these coding sequences:
- the emc7b gene encoding endoplasmic reticulum membrane protein complex subunit 7 yields the protein MLHRERIPLLWVFFQAVVFVAWCFTDMETGPGAGVLTQPNGDRFKIEGRAIVPGLKTQDWVSTARILVEGEEYVGFLRTDGSFAVNDVPSGSYVVEIVTPSHRFEPVRVDITSKGKMRARLVNYIKTSEVIRQPYPLQVRANGPHTYFMKRETWGWTDFLMNPMVMMMVLPLLIIVLLPKVVNTNDPEMRKEMEQSMNMLNPNPELPDVSELMTKLFSGSKGSSKAGSSSSSKGTRPAVKRR from the exons ATGTTGCACAGGGAAAGAATACCGCTGCTATGGGTTTTCTTTCAGGCTGTGGTCTTCGTGGCGTGGTGTTTCACTGATATGGAAACGGGGCCTGGCGCAGGTGTATTGACACAGCCGAACGGTGATCGGTTCAAAATCGAGGGAAGAGCGATAGTTCCGGGGTTGAAAACACAAGACTGGGTGTCCACGGCCAGAATCCTGGTGGAAGGTGAAGAATACGTGGGCTTTTTGAG AACTGATGGAAGTTTTGCTGTGAATGACGTGCCCTCAGGATCCTACGTTGTGGAAATTGTCACCCCATCCCATAGGTTTGAACCAGTACGGGTTGATATCACATCCAAGGGCAAAATGAG GGCTCGTCTTGTGAACTACATCAAGACTTCAGAAGTGATTCGCCAGCCATATCCCCTTCAAGTCAGGGCTAATGGCCCTCACACCTACTTCATGAAGAGAGAAACCTGGGGCTGGACAGACTTTCTCATGAACCCAATG GTTATGATGATGGTTCTGCCCCTGCTGATCATTGTTCTCCTGCCCAAGGTGGTCAACACCAATGACCCAGAGATGAGAAAG GAAATGGAGCAGTCCATGAACATGCTGAACCCCAACCCCGAGCTTCCAGACGTCTCTGAGCTCATGACCAAGCTCTTCTCCGGCTCCAAGGGCTCCAGCaaggcaggcagcagcagcagcagcaagggcACCAGGCCAGCTGTCAAGAGGAGgtag
- the katnbl1 gene encoding KATNB1-like protein 1 gives MKQVDIINKEELDKERFQVHYGVHSPGKAKRLPSCKRKGCPLVEVGLKLHRRTSDVGRVCDPGMANKENELTCSDDVRGMHYNDNCGLPVNSAEASKMAGASSKYSDLTELSKDHEAMTHILFGRNLRLKVAQTLWQKNASELVAYLIRIEDTGVLLDCLPVLTNNLKTEAPCLSLGCCVDLMPQVKVILASKYEENIMVGLHWVQSVIRKWWPELSKNEKRLRDSCSEDRNIEVMKQRLKDLWKEGARLCLVPGSTGELAKAIESYLAQLP, from the exons ATGAAGCAG GTGGATATTATAAATAAGGAAGAATTAGATAAAGAGAG ATTTCAAGTCCATTACGGAGTACACAGCCCAGGCAAAGCGAAACGATTGCCATCTTGCAAAAGGAAGGGTTGTCCATTGGTGGAGGTGGGCTTGAAGCTGCACCGCAGAACATCAGATGTAGGCCGTGTCTGTGATCCCGGCATGGCCAACAAAGAAAATGAGCTGACGTGCTCTGATGATGTGCGGGGCATGCACTACAATGACAACTGCGGGCTCCCTGTGAACTCTGCAGAGGCATCCAAGATGGCTGGGGCCAGCTCCAAGTACAGTGACTTAACTGAG TTATCAAAGGACCACGAAGCTATGACTCACATCCTTTTCGGAAGGAACCTACGACTAAAAGTAGCCCAAACACTATGGCAAAAAAATGCCAGTGAATTAGTGGCCTACCTGATAAG AATTGAAGACACAGGGGTGCTGCTTGACTGCTTACCTGTCTTAACAAACAA CCTAAAAACTGAAGCACCATGTTTGTCACTTGGCTGCTGCGTTGACCTCATGCCCCAAGTGAAAGTGATTCTTGCCAGTAAATATGAAGA AAACATAATGGTGGGTTTACACTGGGTTCAGTCCGTCATCAGGAAATGGTGGCCAGAACTTTCTAAGAATGAGAAAAGACTGCGGGACAGTTGTTCAGAAGACAG GAATATTGAAGTCATGAAGCAGCGGCTGAAGGACTTGTGGAAGGAAGGAGCCCGATTGTGTTTGGTTCCAGGATCTACGGGAGAACTGGCAAAG GCCATTGAGTCTTATCTAGCACAGCTTCCCTGA